The region ccccagaaTCATGCTagaaatattttgaaaaaatgtttaaaaaacacGTTTGGGTTGACGGCCCAAAGGTCTGGCTAGTTTTGTCTTACTATTCACTGTAATCAATCTGGGATTTGCAATGTGGAAATACTGCAAGTGAGGGTAGTGTGCTTTTAGAGCTAGTTGAATTGTTAACAACCCCccaccctcttcctcaccccccccccccccccacctccctttacATATAACACATTTCACATACTGCACATGCCTCACATATACAGTAATaaagcacacatacacacacatacacacacacacaccatgtttATGTTTGTCAAGCTGTCTTTTTTTATACCCTCCCACCctggttttcctcctcctcctcccccccactcctcctctcctctgcatgTCCTAGTGGTACTGGTAGTTGGGTGCATGGAAAAAGCAGCAAGCAAATCGTTATTCCACtcggtgaaaaaaaaaaaaggagaaaataataaaaacaaaaataaaaatgtgtcttcatTTGAACATTCAGCAATAAATTCCCTTCTCTTCATGTCCATTACTCTTGGAATATGCTAGAAGATTTTTTGCAAGTTTTAACAGAAACATGCTACTTGTAAAAGAAGAAAACTCCCAAACCACACCTTCatatgaaaataaaactttattccTATCATTTTGAAACCGTCCTGTCATCTTTCATGAAATGCATGAAATACTTAATGATCTTTTATATAAAAAGCTGAAGGTTTGGCTTTAACCACTATTGGTTAAAACTGAATGTTTTATTGGCCCACATCCACACTGGTGAAGACACGAGAGCACTGCGAGTGTTATTATCAGCAAGCACAAGACGTCTAAAGACTAAAGAAGCATTTCCAGGAGcatccaggctgcagctgagcacAGCAAGCAACAAGTTTAAACTTAGTGTTAATACAGAAACTGATCCTTTTTGTGAGTCCAAACCAAACACACTCAAATCGTGATCTTTCTcacaggtttttttatttttaatcagaagaAAACATTGATTTGCTGACACAAGAAAATATGCGTCACTTTCTGCGTCAGGTTGAGGAATGTCAAGTGATCACAGGCGACGGACGCGACAGCACTTGAACGTGAAGTCAATCGgcttgaaaagaaaatgaacataCGAGCGCCTCCGCCGCCCCTCAGAGCTGGGACCGCTGCTTCGTCTTGACTGAAGCCTTTCCCTTCACTCACTGTTCAAATGGGTTTCAAGGTTTCTGTCCTGAGGAGGAAGCTGAATGTCCTGACTGCTGCCTGTTCTGGATCGTCTGTGATCGAGTGTAGACTGGAAGGCAGGATATAAACATTATTGGAGTAGAGTTACTGACGCACAGCATGTGATTAAGATGAGAGGAATCCCTTAACTCTTCAGTCGAAGAGAGCAGTCCTTCAACATCTCCAAAGAGGGAGCTGTTGCACCAGAACGTCTGTCCAGTGATCTGCACACCTCCCACTCTTGACGGTCCTTCCCATTCCCTCTACCACCAGCAGCCTCTTTCTCTCAtttatcttcctcttcctcgctgtcATCGTCGTCCTCCTCACTCTCGTACTGATAATTACAGCGGTTGGTGTTCACAAAAAGGTCACTCTCGTCATCTTCAGATTCACTCTCATCATCTTCAGAGTTGCCAGAatccttttcctccttcttctcaggcctgtcttcctgctgctgctgctggttgttcGTCTTGTCCTGCACTGGCTGCTCCTCCATAAACCCCTCTGGCCTGTAGGGTGTAACAACATAACATAATTCATTGGCTTGtgcaaaaagaataaaaaaagaataaaataaaaatctgatgtGAACAGACATGCATAAGAAGTAACACCACTTCTTATGCATGTCTGTTCacatcagatttttattttcaggggTTTATTCTTGTGTATTTTTATACAGTAAAGGTTCTGGGTACATCGCAGTTGCATTCTTTTGTAAGTCAAATAAGTTATTATTTGACAAGTCTGTGTATCTTTGCACTCACCACTGCTGTTGCTTTTTCAAGTGCTGAACATGATCTTTGTAGAGGATCGAGCTGATCTCTGCCTtcaccttttctccttcctcGATAGGGTCCACGATCACAAAGTCCCCTTAACAAATGGACATTttataatgaaaataaatgaacgGTTGTTTAGGAAATATTggttgttgttctttttaaccAAAGTTACGCTGTAAAAATAGCATTAGAACATAGTCGACACATTTACATCGAGCTTCATTTCCCGACTCAGTGGTCACGCTGACACGACAGTTCTGACACAGCTTCACCATCTGGGCAAAGGCAGGATTTATACTGTACGCAGAATAATAATCATGTTACCTCTCTTTATCCAGATGTTCTTCCGGAACTTGGTGGGCATGCTAACCAGAAAAGCGTCACCTTGGGACGTCAAAACTTCATGGAGGTTGTTGCCACGGCTGCCAACAATCTATGAGCGCACAGACACAGTTGGGCCATTAATGGAAGGTGATGTAGGGTATTATCGCCAGAAGGAGCTACCTTGTCATTTATTATCACATCTTTATTAAACACACCTTAACAATCTGCTGGTCCTCTGTTGGAGCCACAAAGTCCCCAAGAACTTCTTTGACAACGTGTTTGCGTTTGGTGGCCTGTGACATTGCAAACCATGAGATTCAGCAAAGTCCAACAGCTGAGAAGACAAAAATACATGTCATTGTGTGTATAATGTGTGATTACAAGCCCGCGTTTAGATAAAGAAATCAAACAAATACGGTCTGACATCATAAAGTGGTTAAAGAGAAACCAATAAATCCAATGGTTTTACCAAGTAGGACCCAGGTGACTTTAACAGCGTAAATGCTTCACTACAACTACCAGGAAATGTAATTCgtgacattttaatttaagaaaACGGGAAGATATAAACGATAAAGAGAACTATGGGACTGAACTGTTACGGATACACTAGCTAAagaagctaacgttagcgaTACCAAAAGGCCTTTAACATTAACAATACATTCTTTACTAACCTGAAGAAAGAAACGACGTGTATCAAGGGCGTTGATTGTATTTTTTGTTGATTGTAAAATTTTGTGACAGCAAAGGCAAAGTAAACACTTTGGGAAGCAAACACGTTTAGATATTTCTCAGCGTGTGGAGCTACATGGGTATGTTTGCGCACTATGGTATTACTTCCGGTGTTTGGCTGGGTgaccttttcaaaataaatctaGTACGTTAGTATTTGAGACATTAAAATTGTCCTGTGACTAGATTGCTGAGATTGATATTACTTATAACGAAGCAGAAAGTGATACTTCAATTCTCCTCATCTGCAGTCGTTGCTCTCTACCGTCTGATTTATCGAATCACAACTTTTAAAGCTTCAGCAAACTATTTCCTGCACATATTTTTTCGCAGCTATCGctttgcattgtgggaaatggaTTCCGATCTTTTATCTTTACCATTTCTGTATCTCTACGCAGATTGATTAAATTGATGTATTTATAGTGAGAATTTATAAAGACATTGTGTTTACTTTGTATGTTTCCATGATGTAtacaaaaaatacataaatgaacTTCTATGAAATTCtattaggatttatgtttaTCAGGCACATTGTAAGACCAAGACCTTTACTTTTAAATCTCTTTAATCTCTTAATGAAGAGAGTTAATATTATAATGGAGACAGTGAATATCATAATGTCAAGTGTAAAAGGAAGGATATGATCTAGTCACTGCTGAAAACACACTTGAAATAAACAGTCCAAATGTATCTTCATTTAATGTACTTTATTATTGATATATTGTGCTACTGAGTGGAGTCAATGTTTACACCTAATACTGCCTACAACACAGAAAGCATTATGACCTGTAATAGCAACAGCACAAACATCAGAGACCTGGCATGTGCAATAAATTACTAAACAATTCTTAACAAGACGAGGTTTGTAATACTTGGTGCATATTTAACAAGTTGATACCAAGTGGAACTGCAACACTACTACTTTTTAACGGAAATGtaacatttgcatgtttaattCTGAAGAAAATGCATTTATGGGTCAAAGGTATGTGTACAGCTTGGAGAGGTGAAGTCTGTTGGTTGAGAAATGTGTACAGATGTATGAAgatatttgtgtctgtgttgtaTTCATTAATTAATTGATCACAGCTGATGAGCCCATCTTGTTGATCCCACACGCATTGGAGCCCTTGTACAGATAGTAGTAACCCTAGAAGagtaaagaaagaagaaattgTTTTGATGATTGATTAAACTGCCAAAACT is a window of Takifugu rubripes chromosome 14, fTakRub1.2, whole genome shotgun sequence DNA encoding:
- the eif1ad gene encoding probable RNA-binding protein EIF1AD is translated as MSQATKRKHVVKEVLGDFVAPTEDQQIVKIVGSRGNNLHEVLTSQGDAFLVSMPTKFRKNIWIKRGDFVIVDPIEEGEKVKAEISSILYKDHVQHLKKQQQWPEGFMEEQPVQDKTNNQQQQQEDRPEKKEEKDSGNSEDDESESEDDESDLFVNTNRCNYQYESEEDDDDSEEEEDK